A stretch of the Mycobacterium sp. ITM-2016-00317 genome encodes the following:
- a CDS encoding S-(hydroxymethyl)mycothiol dehydrogenase, which translates to MTQTVRGVISRAKAQPVEVVDIVIPDPGPGEVVVDIQACGVCHTDLHYREGGINDEFPFLLGHEAAGVVESVGPGVTNVEPGDFVILNWRAVCGQCRACKRGRPHLCFDTFNATQKMTLTDGTELTPALGIGAFADKTLVHEGQCTKVDPAADPAAAGLLGCGVMAGVGAAINTGAVNRDDTVAVIGCGGVGDAAIAGARLVGAKQIIAVDMDNRKLEWARDFGATHTINARDLDPVKTIQDLTDGFGVDVVIDAVGRPETWKQAFYARDLAGTVVLVGVPTPDMTLEMPMIDFFSRGGSLKSSWYGDCLPERDFPTLISLYLQGRFPLDKFVSERIGLDQIEDAFHKMHAGEVLRSVVVL; encoded by the coding sequence ATGACTCAAACGGTGCGCGGTGTGATCTCTCGGGCGAAGGCTCAGCCGGTGGAAGTGGTCGACATTGTCATCCCGGATCCCGGTCCGGGCGAGGTCGTCGTCGACATCCAGGCCTGCGGGGTCTGCCACACGGACCTGCACTACCGCGAGGGCGGCATCAACGACGAGTTCCCGTTCCTACTCGGCCACGAGGCCGCGGGCGTGGTCGAGTCCGTCGGCCCCGGCGTGACCAACGTCGAACCCGGTGACTTCGTGATCCTGAACTGGCGCGCGGTGTGCGGTCAGTGCCGCGCGTGCAAGCGGGGCCGCCCGCACCTCTGCTTCGACACCTTCAATGCCACCCAGAAGATGACGCTGACCGACGGCACGGAGTTGACCCCGGCGCTGGGCATCGGCGCCTTCGCCGACAAGACGCTGGTGCACGAAGGTCAGTGCACCAAGGTCGATCCCGCGGCCGACCCGGCCGCCGCCGGTCTGCTGGGCTGCGGCGTGATGGCGGGTGTGGGCGCGGCGATCAACACCGGCGCGGTGAACCGGGACGACACCGTCGCGGTGATCGGCTGCGGCGGCGTCGGGGATGCCGCGATCGCCGGTGCCCGGCTGGTCGGCGCGAAACAGATCATCGCCGTCGACATGGACAACCGGAAACTGGAGTGGGCGCGCGACTTCGGCGCCACCCACACCATCAACGCCCGCGACCTCGATCCGGTCAAGACCATCCAGGATCTGACCGACGGCTTCGGCGTCGACGTCGTGATCGACGCGGTGGGCCGGCCCGAAACCTGGAAGCAGGCCTTCTACGCCCGCGACCTGGCAGGCACCGTGGTGCTGGTCGGCGTGCCGACACCGGACATGACGCTGGAGATGCCGATGATCGACTTCTTCTCTCGCGGTGGCTCGTTGAAGTCGTCCTGGTACGGCGACTGCCTCCCCGAGCGGGACTTCCCGACGTTGATCTCGCTGTACCTGCAGGGCCGTTTCCCGCTGGACAAGTTCGTCTCCGAACGCATCGGCCTGGACCAGATCGAGGACGCGTTCCACAAGATGCACGCCGGCGAGGTGCTGCGCTCGGTGGTGGTCCTGTAA
- a CDS encoding LuxR C-terminal-related transcriptional regulator, protein MSRARRLLASAEESPAHGYLAYLDATVAALSQDLDALGAHVSALRAMSGRLDTPAVTALALIAAGVDAILRARTAEGYALIDEAMLPLLADQVPIEWAGDIYCMVLHHCHKLADLPRLRSWTQSMERWCGVAGSVPYGGVCDVHRLQVQMATDDYRGLEDRLLTVSRALAEVNTWAAAEGFYQLGEVRRLIGDFDGAATAFDQSRSLGLDPQPGEALMACRRGDAAAAWTAVRLALAGGDRLDRVRLLRAAVEIALGRDALDEAESYCRELEADAEAFGTPGFRAWAAHARGAVAVRRGDFEPAVQFLQVALREYRIQQSRYETAEAYEWLALARRGLGDQNGAAGDAATADAIYTQLGVEPAGICGAPTPGGLTRRELEVLTRIARGATNRQVAEQLHLSDKTVGRHLANIYVKLAVSTRTAAANWAFQHGVLTDDH, encoded by the coding sequence ATGAGCCGGGCGCGCCGGTTGCTCGCCTCGGCGGAGGAGAGCCCGGCGCACGGCTACCTGGCCTACCTGGATGCGACGGTCGCGGCGCTGTCCCAGGACCTGGACGCGCTCGGCGCGCACGTGAGTGCGCTCCGGGCGATGAGCGGCCGTCTCGATACGCCCGCGGTCACCGCGCTGGCCCTGATCGCGGCGGGCGTCGACGCGATCCTGCGCGCCCGCACTGCCGAGGGCTATGCGTTGATCGATGAGGCGATGCTCCCGCTGCTGGCAGACCAGGTGCCGATCGAATGGGCCGGCGACATCTACTGCATGGTGTTGCACCACTGCCACAAACTCGCCGACCTGCCGCGACTGCGGTCGTGGACGCAGTCGATGGAGCGGTGGTGCGGGGTGGCCGGATCGGTGCCGTACGGCGGCGTGTGCGACGTGCACCGGTTGCAGGTACAGATGGCCACCGACGACTACCGCGGCCTGGAGGACCGGCTCCTGACGGTGAGCCGGGCACTCGCCGAGGTCAACACCTGGGCCGCGGCCGAAGGTTTCTACCAGCTCGGCGAGGTCCGTCGGCTCATCGGCGACTTCGACGGTGCGGCAACGGCTTTCGATCAGTCGCGAAGCCTGGGTCTGGATCCGCAGCCGGGTGAGGCACTGATGGCGTGCCGACGCGGGGACGCCGCGGCGGCGTGGACAGCGGTGCGGCTCGCGCTGGCCGGCGGCGACCGGTTGGACCGGGTGCGCCTGCTGCGCGCCGCGGTCGAGATCGCACTGGGCCGGGATGCGCTCGACGAGGCCGAGAGTTACTGCCGGGAACTGGAGGCGGATGCCGAGGCGTTCGGCACGCCGGGCTTCCGGGCGTGGGCCGCGCACGCCCGCGGTGCCGTCGCGGTGCGCCGCGGGGACTTCGAGCCCGCCGTGCAGTTCCTGCAGGTCGCGTTGCGGGAGTACCGCATTCAGCAATCCCGCTATGAGACGGCCGAAGCCTACGAGTGGCTGGCGCTGGCGCGGCGCGGCCTCGGCGACCAGAACGGTGCGGCCGGCGACGCTGCGACCGCCGACGCCATCTACACCCAGCTGGGCGTCGAACCGGCGGGCATCTGCGGAGCGCCGACACCCGGAGGGCTGACCCGCCGCGAACTCGAGGTGCTGACCCGCATCGCCCGCGGCGCCACCAACCGGCAGGTGGCCGAGCAACTGCACCTGTCCGACAAGACGGTGGGCCGGCACCTGGCCAACATCTACGTCAAACTCGCAGTGTCCACCCGCACCGCGGCCGCGAACTGGGCGTTTCAGCACGGCGTGCTGACCGACGACCACTGA